In Coleofasciculaceae cyanobacterium, the following are encoded in one genomic region:
- a CDS encoding beta-ketoacyl-ACP synthase — protein MDVVVTGIGLISCLGSLQSTWSSILQGKSGIRSRQLFDALPAYPLGLINSRPSRIDDLTQKILVDALKDAKLQVPLDECGVVIGSSRSSQATWEKLATHSRDGKLSNLASDWLETLPHQPAIIAGSYLQTTAPVLAPMAACATGIWALARGYELIKTGRCEKAIAGAVEAPISALTLAAFEQMGALASTGCYPFDRSREGLVLSEGGAIFVLETAESATRRQAKIYGRIQGFGFTCDAYHMTTPQAVNGSAARAIKHSLERSGLEAQAINYIHAHGTSTTLNDRHEAQLVQHIFPQRVALSSTKGATGHTLGASGAISTALTFMAIKHSYLPPCVGLKNSEFELNLVTQAKKIAINHAMCFSFGFGGQNAALTLSK, from the coding sequence ATGGATGTGGTTGTTACTGGGATAGGATTAATATCCTGTCTCGGATCACTTCAATCAACTTGGTCGAGTATTTTACAGGGCAAGTCAGGGATTAGATCGCGACAGCTTTTTGATGCACTCCCTGCTTATCCTCTAGGACTAATCAATTCTCGACCAAGCAGAATAGATGATTTAACCCAAAAGATCTTGGTTGATGCTTTAAAAGATGCCAAACTCCAAGTTCCACTTGACGAATGTGGTGTGGTTATCGGCTCTAGTCGTAGTTCTCAGGCAACCTGGGAAAAATTAGCAACCCACTCTCGAGACGGTAAATTGAGTAATTTAGCCTCTGATTGGTTAGAGACTTTACCTCATCAACCTGCAATAATCGCAGGTAGTTATCTACAAACTACTGCTCCAGTCTTAGCGCCTATGGCTGCTTGTGCAACAGGAATTTGGGCATTAGCTAGAGGCTATGAGCTAATCAAAACGGGTAGATGCGAAAAAGCGATCGCTGGTGCAGTAGAAGCTCCAATTAGCGCCCTGACTTTGGCTGCTTTTGAACAAATGGGTGCGTTAGCGAGTACGGGCTGTTATCCTTTTGATCGATCGCGAGAAGGTTTAGTGTTAAGCGAGGGTGGAGCGATATTTGTTTTAGAAACAGCCGAGTCAGCTACACGTCGTCAAGCTAAGATCTACGGTAGAATTCAAGGCTTTGGTTTTACCTGTGATGCTTACCATATGACCACACCTCAAGCAGTTAATGGGAGTGCGGCCAGAGCAATTAAACACTCATTAGAGCGGAGTGGATTAGAAGCTCAAGCGATTAATTATATTCATGCTCACGGTACTAGCACAACTTTAAACGATCGCCATGAAGCGCAGTTGGTTCAACATATATTCCCTCAAAGGGTTGCGCTTAGCTCTACCAAAGGAGCAACAGGTCATACTTTGGGTGCATCAGGAGCAATTAGTACTGCATTAACTTTTATGGCGATAAAACATAGTTATTTGCCTCCCTGCGTAGGTTTAAAAAATTCTGAATTTGAGCTTAATCTAGTTACCCAGGCGAAAAAAATCGCAATTAATCATGCTATGTGTTTCAGCTTTGGCTTTGGAGGTCAAAATGCAGCCCTAACTTTGAGTAAATAA